Proteins found in one Serratia plymuthica genomic segment:
- a CDS encoding LysR family transcriptional regulator, with product MDKIGRLRVFIQVAEVGSFIRASHILLMPKTTVSAAIQQLEHEMGARLFHRTTRKVQLTSDGELLLDKARSLLSDVNALDRLFQQENGPISGRLTVDVPSRIARRIIVPALPDFFLHYPDIQLFLSASDRSIDLIQEGVDCVVRVGSLSDSSLVSQPLGRLSMANCASPDYLRRYGTPEHTEQLDEHWVVGYAQPNLAGADTWLWEQEGRTVEKTLRSRVTVNNAENYIGCCLAGLGMIQNPRFDLQHHLDDGSLREILPQARPPAMGITLLYPHRRQRSARFTAFADWLSRLIKPFCES from the coding sequence GTGGATAAAATAGGGAGATTGCGGGTTTTTATCCAGGTTGCCGAGGTGGGCAGTTTTATCCGCGCTTCGCATATTTTGCTGATGCCCAAAACCACGGTGTCGGCGGCGATCCAGCAGTTGGAACATGAAATGGGCGCCCGTCTGTTTCATCGCACGACCCGCAAAGTGCAGCTGACCAGCGACGGCGAACTGCTGCTCGACAAAGCGCGCAGCCTGCTGTCCGATGTGAACGCGCTGGACAGGCTATTTCAGCAGGAAAACGGGCCTATTAGCGGCCGGTTGACCGTCGATGTGCCCAGCCGTATTGCCCGGCGGATAATCGTGCCGGCGCTGCCTGATTTTTTCCTGCACTACCCCGATATTCAGCTGTTTCTTAGCGCCAGCGACCGCTCAATCGATTTGATTCAGGAGGGGGTAGATTGCGTGGTGCGTGTCGGTAGCCTCAGTGACAGTAGCCTGGTCAGCCAACCGCTTGGTCGTTTGAGCATGGCCAACTGTGCCAGCCCGGATTATTTACGGCGCTATGGGACGCCGGAGCATACCGAACAGTTGGACGAGCACTGGGTAGTGGGGTACGCGCAGCCCAATCTGGCGGGCGCGGATACCTGGCTGTGGGAGCAGGAAGGGCGAACGGTCGAAAAAACGCTGCGCAGCCGGGTGACGGTCAACAATGCGGAGAATTATATCGGCTGCTGCCTGGCGGGGCTGGGAATGATTCAAAACCCGAGATTTGATCTCCAGCATCATCTTGATGATGGCAGCCTGCGCGAGATTTTACCGCAGGCTCGGCCACCGGCGATGGGCATTACGCTGCTTTATCCTCACCGGCGACAGCGTTCGGCGCGTTTCACGGCGTTCGCCGACTGGCTCAGCCGTTTAATCAAGCCGTTTTGCGAAAGCTGA
- a CDS encoding SDR family oxidoreductase — protein MSKQSLNGKVVLIAGGAKNLGGLVARDLAASGAAAIVVHYNSDATRTAAEETLAAVKATGAQAIAVQGDLTRPANVARVFEEAIKAFGKVDIAINTAGLVIKKPIAEVTEADYDTSFDVNAKAAFFFIQQAGKHLADNGRIVTIVSSLLAAYTPFYAVYPGSKAPVEHFTRAASKEFGERGISVNAIGPGPMDTPFFYGQESKEAVEYHSGAAALSKFSKTGLTDIEDIAPIVKFLVTDGWWITGQTLFANGGYTTR, from the coding sequence ATGAGTAAGCAATCTTTGAATGGAAAAGTAGTGTTGATCGCCGGTGGCGCGAAGAATCTGGGTGGACTGGTGGCGCGCGATCTGGCGGCCAGCGGCGCGGCGGCCATAGTGGTGCATTACAACAGCGACGCGACGCGGACGGCGGCGGAAGAAACGCTGGCTGCGGTTAAAGCGACGGGGGCGCAGGCGATAGCGGTGCAGGGCGATCTGACCCGGCCGGCCAACGTAGCGCGGGTGTTTGAGGAAGCGATTAAGGCGTTCGGCAAGGTGGATATTGCGATCAATACCGCCGGGCTGGTGATCAAAAAACCGATTGCCGAGGTGACCGAAGCGGATTACGACACCAGTTTTGACGTCAACGCCAAGGCGGCATTTTTCTTTATTCAGCAAGCAGGCAAGCATTTGGCGGATAATGGCCGCATCGTGACCATCGTCAGTTCGCTGTTGGCAGCCTATACACCCTTTTATGCGGTGTACCCCGGCAGCAAGGCGCCGGTGGAGCATTTCACCCGCGCGGCTTCCAAGGAGTTTGGCGAGCGCGGCATCAGCGTAAATGCTATCGGCCCCGGCCCGATGGATACGCCGTTCTTCTATGGTCAGGAAAGCAAGGAAGCGGTGGAATACCATAGCGGTGCCGCCGCGCTGAGCAAATTCTCGAAAACCGGCCTGACCGACATTGAAGATATCGCGCCTATCGTCAAATTCTTAGTCACCGACGGCTGGTGGATCACCGGGCAGACGCTGTTCGCCAACGGTGGCTATACTACCCGTTAA
- the paaA gene encoding 1,2-phenylacetyl-CoA epoxidase subunit PaaA, whose translation MITDAQHQQHFDDKIAADTAIEAKDWMPDAYRQNLIRQIGQHAHSEVVGMLPEANWLTRAPTLRRKAVLLAKVQDEAGHGLYLYSAAETLGCSRQEIYQKMLDGKMKYSSIFNYPTLNWADIGVIGWLVDGAAIVNQVALCRASYGPYARAMVKICKEESFHQRQGYEAAMAMANGSEQQKAMLQDAINRFWWPVLMMFGPSDTDSPHSAQSMAWKIKRHSNDELRQKFVDNTVPQLEALGMTAPDAELAWDEAAGHYRFGAIDWSELHEVIKGRGQCNHERLQAKRRAWDDGAWVREGALAHAKKNAATAA comes from the coding sequence ATGATAACTGACGCGCAACATCAGCAGCACTTCGACGACAAGATTGCGGCGGATACCGCCATCGAAGCCAAAGACTGGATGCCTGACGCCTATCGCCAAAACCTGATCCGCCAGATTGGCCAACACGCCCATTCCGAAGTGGTCGGCATGTTGCCGGAAGCCAACTGGCTGACGCGGGCGCCGACCCTGCGCCGCAAAGCGGTGCTGCTGGCCAAGGTGCAGGACGAGGCCGGGCACGGTCTGTACCTGTACAGCGCCGCCGAAACCCTGGGCTGCTCGCGTCAGGAGATCTACCAAAAAATGCTCGACGGCAAGATGAAGTATTCCTCCATCTTCAACTACCCGACGCTCAACTGGGCGGATATCGGGGTGATTGGCTGGCTGGTCGACGGCGCAGCCATTGTCAATCAGGTGGCGTTGTGTCGCGCCTCTTACGGCCCCTATGCGCGGGCGATGGTGAAAATCTGCAAAGAAGAAAGCTTCCACCAGCGCCAGGGTTACGAAGCGGCGATGGCGATGGCTAACGGCAGCGAGCAGCAGAAAGCGATGCTGCAAGACGCCATTAACCGGTTTTGGTGGCCGGTGCTGATGATGTTCGGCCCGAGCGACACCGACTCGCCGCACAGCGCGCAAAGCATGGCGTGGAAGATCAAACGCCACAGCAATGACGAACTGCGACAGAAATTTGTCGACAACACCGTGCCGCAGCTGGAGGCGCTGGGTATGACCGCACCCGATGCCGAATTGGCCTGGGACGAAGCCGCCGGTCACTACCGCTTCGGCGCTATCGACTGGAGCGAGTTGCACGAGGTGATCAAGGGGCGCGGGCAATGCAACCACGAACGCCTGCAGGCCAAGCGTCGCGCCTGGGACGACGGTGCCTGGGTGCGCGAAGGCGCGCTGGCCCACGCGAAGAAAAACGCCGCCACCGCCGCATAA
- a CDS encoding GlsB/YeaQ/YmgE family stress response membrane protein produces the protein MGIISWIIFGLIAGILAKWIMPGKDGGGFILTVILGIIGAVVGGYISTFFGMGRVDGFNLGSFVVAIIGALVVLFVYRKIRG, from the coding sequence ATGGGCATCATTTCCTGGATCATTTTTGGTTTAATCGCCGGTATCCTGGCTAAATGGATCATGCCGGGCAAGGACGGCGGTGGCTTTATCTTGACTGTTATCCTCGGGATCATCGGTGCGGTAGTCGGCGGTTATATCAGTACCTTCTTCGGCATGGGTCGCGTAGATGGTTTTAACCTGGGCAGCTTCGTTGTCGCAATAATCGGTGCCCTGGTGGTGCTTTTTGTCTACAGAAAGATCAGAGGCTAA
- a CDS encoding glycine zipper domain-containing protein, whose translation MSVKNDVKNNVEQLCDGAKSAACEVRAGLKDVAGHSCSYIKDNPWAGVGAGAVVGLVIGFLLGKK comes from the coding sequence ATGTCAGTGAAAAATGACGTTAAAAACAATGTTGAACAGTTGTGTGACGGTGCCAAATCTGCCGCATGCGAAGTGCGGGCCGGTTTGAAAGACGTGGCCGGGCACTCCTGTTCTTACATTAAGGACAACCCCTGGGCTGGGGTTGGCGCCGGCGCCGTAGTGGGCCTGGTGATAGGATTTCTTTTAGGCAAAAAGTAA
- a CDS encoding SDR family oxidoreductase: MQSGKLALVVGANGVIGHKLIEELVVQGWQVAGLSRRGGVDRPQVRYLAVDLLDAQATRDALQPLTQVSHIFYAAYQDAPDWAGLVAPNLKMLANVVEAVEPVAQELEHISLMQGYKVYGAHLGPFKTPARESDAGHMPPEFNVDQQNYLERRQQGKRWRWSAIRPSVVGGFSLGNPMNLALTIAVYASISKALGLPLRFPGKPGAYHSLLEMTDAGLLARATLWAATEPAAVNQAFNINNGDLFRWSEMWPKIADYFGLETAPPLPMPLEQMMADKAALWRTLAQQHDLAVTDYQAVAGWRFADFVFSWDYDMLADGSKARRFGFTQFVETEAMFFTLFDEFRKRKIIP; encoded by the coding sequence ATGCAAAGCGGCAAACTGGCGCTGGTCGTCGGCGCCAATGGCGTTATCGGCCATAAACTGATTGAAGAACTGGTCGTGCAGGGGTGGCAAGTGGCCGGCCTGTCGCGCCGCGGGGGTGTGGACCGGCCGCAAGTGCGCTATCTGGCGGTTGATCTGCTGGATGCGCAGGCGACGCGCGATGCACTGCAACCTTTGACTCAGGTCAGCCACATTTTCTATGCCGCCTATCAGGACGCGCCAGATTGGGCGGGGCTGGTGGCACCGAACCTGAAGATGCTGGCGAACGTGGTGGAAGCGGTGGAGCCGGTGGCGCAAGAACTGGAGCACATCAGCCTGATGCAGGGATACAAGGTATACGGCGCGCATTTGGGGCCATTTAAAACCCCGGCGCGGGAAAGTGACGCCGGGCATATGCCGCCGGAGTTTAACGTGGATCAGCAAAACTACCTTGAGCGGCGCCAGCAGGGCAAACGCTGGCGCTGGAGCGCGATTCGCCCCAGCGTGGTTGGCGGGTTTTCGCTCGGCAATCCAATGAATCTGGCGCTGACCATTGCCGTTTATGCCTCAATCAGCAAGGCGTTGGGGCTGCCGCTGCGTTTTCCCGGCAAACCGGGCGCTTACCACAGTCTGTTGGAAATGACCGATGCCGGCCTGCTGGCGCGCGCTACGCTGTGGGCGGCGACCGAGCCTGCAGCGGTCAATCAGGCCTTTAACATCAATAATGGCGATTTATTCCGCTGGAGCGAGATGTGGCCGAAAATTGCCGATTATTTTGGTCTGGAGACGGCACCGCCGCTGCCTATGCCGCTTGAGCAGATGATGGCGGATAAAGCCGCGTTGTGGCGGACCCTCGCGCAGCAGCATGACTTGGCGGTGACAGATTACCAGGCGGTGGCCGGCTGGCGCTTTGCCGATTTTGTCTTCTCGTGGGATTACGACATGCTTGCCGATGGCAGCAAGGCGAGACGTTTCGGCTTTACCCAATTTGTCGAAACTGAAGCGATGTTCTTTACGCTGTTTGATGAGTTCCGCAAGAGAAAGATTATTCCCTAG
- a CDS encoding LysR family transcriptional regulator produces MDKLSAMKTFVRVAELGSLSAAARDLGLTQPAVSQQIAGLELQLGAQLLFRSTRAVSLTDAGGGYYRQIKPILAAVNEAEEALHGLNQRLQGNLRIHAPTGFGQQHLTPLAIAFQQHHPELNIELLLDDRRADVIGEGIDVAIRFGELSAPGTVARRLGELQRILVASPAYLAAHGAPQTPAALAAHAYIRYSGLRDGDALTLIGPQGAEMVNLRPVFRANNTFSLLAAIESGLGIGGAQRPLIGRQLAAGTLVQVLPAWRYPPMALHAVYPAARFIPGKVRAWVDYLLEALKEIEGIRLNNAPDPLPGA; encoded by the coding sequence ATGGACAAGCTGAGCGCCATGAAGACTTTCGTCCGCGTAGCGGAGCTCGGCAGCCTCTCGGCGGCTGCCCGCGATCTGGGGCTGACGCAGCCGGCGGTCAGCCAGCAAATCGCCGGGCTGGAACTGCAACTGGGCGCACAGCTGCTGTTTCGCAGTACCCGCGCCGTCTCCCTGACCGATGCCGGCGGTGGCTATTACCGGCAAATCAAGCCCATTTTGGCGGCGGTAAACGAAGCGGAAGAAGCGCTGCACGGCCTGAACCAACGGTTACAAGGGAATTTACGCATTCATGCGCCGACGGGGTTCGGCCAGCAGCATCTGACACCGTTGGCGATCGCCTTCCAACAACACCATCCCGAACTGAATATTGAGCTTTTGCTGGACGATCGCCGGGCGGATGTCATTGGCGAGGGCATTGACGTAGCGATTCGTTTTGGCGAGCTGAGCGCACCGGGCACGGTGGCGCGGCGGCTGGGGGAGTTACAGCGCATTCTCGTGGCTTCGCCGGCTTATTTGGCGGCGCATGGCGCACCGCAAACACCGGCAGCGCTGGCGGCCCATGCGTACATTCGCTACAGCGGCCTTCGCGACGGCGATGCGCTGACGCTGATCGGCCCTCAGGGCGCCGAGATGGTGAATCTGCGGCCGGTATTCCGCGCCAACAACACCTTCTCGCTGCTGGCAGCCATCGAGTCTGGATTGGGTATCGGCGGTGCGCAACGGCCATTGATTGGTCGGCAACTGGCCGCCGGCACGCTGGTGCAGGTATTGCCTGCCTGGCGCTACCCGCCAATGGCGTTGCATGCCGTCTACCCCGCTGCGCGGTTTATTCCCGGCAAAGTGCGGGCATGGGTAGATTATTTGCTGGAAGCGTTGAAAGAGATTGAAGGCATTAGGTTAAACAATGCCCCCGACCCGCTGCCGGGGGCATAA
- the paaZ gene encoding phenylacetic acid degradation bifunctional protein PaaZ, with amino-acid sequence MQQLHSYLSGGWVFGQGQAREIHHAITGEPLYQVCSDGLPLAASLDYARNKGGRALAQMTFQQRAQMMKAVAKHLLAHKEALYEISYQTGATRSDGWVDIEGGIATLFAYAGLAGRELPDDTLWPEDEPIPLSKQAQFAARHVLTSRPGVALHINAFNFPCWGMLEKLAPTWLAGMPAIIKPATATAQLTQATVRLIIDSGLVPEGALQLVCGGIGDMFEHLDYQDAVTFTGSAQTGQRLRAHPRLLEKSVAFTMEADSLNCCVLGEDVTPQMPEFALFIKEVCREMTAKAGQKCTAIRRIIVPAKRVGEVQQALLQRLAGVTVGDPKLEQVRMGALVSREQRDDVQQKVEFLLRHGCEPLCGAALDKLELAGEGTQNGAFYPATLLYCADPFSHQAVHGTEAFGPVATLMPYQQTEQAIELALLGQGSLVGSLVTADEALATRFIRATACAHGRMLILDRHAAVESTGHGSPLPMLMHGGPGRAGGGEELGGLRAVKHYMQRTAIQGSPAMLAAIGREWVRGATVIEEPVHPFRKYFEQLQLGESLLTARRTVTEADIVNFACLSGDHFYAHMDKIGAAESLFGERVAHGYFVVSAAAGLFVDPGVGPVIANYGMENLRFIEPVKIGDTLQVRLTCKKKIRKPQKTAEDRPHGVVVWDVQVLNQHQQAVALYSILTLVARREGDVGAVS; translated from the coding sequence ATGCAGCAGTTACACAGTTACCTTTCTGGCGGCTGGGTGTTCGGCCAGGGGCAAGCCCGCGAAATCCATCACGCCATTACCGGCGAACCGCTGTATCAGGTTTGCTCCGACGGTTTGCCGCTGGCCGCCAGCCTGGACTATGCGCGCAATAAAGGCGGCAGGGCGCTGGCGCAGATGACATTCCAGCAGCGCGCTCAAATGATGAAGGCAGTGGCTAAACACCTGCTGGCGCACAAAGAGGCGTTGTATGAGATTTCATACCAGACCGGCGCCACGCGCAGCGACGGCTGGGTGGACATCGAAGGCGGCATTGCGACGCTGTTCGCCTATGCGGGCCTGGCGGGGCGTGAACTGCCGGACGATACCCTGTGGCCGGAGGACGAGCCGATTCCGTTATCCAAACAGGCGCAGTTCGCCGCTCGGCATGTGCTGACCTCGCGGCCGGGCGTGGCGCTGCATATCAACGCCTTCAACTTCCCCTGCTGGGGGATGCTGGAAAAACTGGCGCCGACCTGGCTGGCGGGCATGCCGGCCATCATTAAACCGGCGACGGCCACCGCGCAACTGACACAGGCGACGGTCAGGCTGATTATCGACAGCGGGCTGGTGCCGGAGGGGGCTTTGCAACTGGTGTGCGGCGGCATCGGCGACATGTTCGAACACCTGGATTATCAGGATGCGGTGACCTTCACCGGCTCGGCGCAGACCGGCCAGCGGCTGCGCGCACATCCGCGCCTGCTGGAAAAATCCGTCGCTTTCACTATGGAGGCCGATTCGCTCAACTGCTGCGTGCTGGGGGAGGACGTCACGCCGCAAATGCCGGAGTTCGCACTGTTTATCAAAGAAGTGTGCCGTGAAATGACCGCCAAGGCCGGGCAGAAATGCACCGCCATCCGGCGGATTATCGTGCCGGCGAAGCGGGTGGGGGAGGTGCAACAGGCGCTACTGCAGCGGCTGGCCGGGGTGACGGTGGGCGATCCCAAACTGGAGCAGGTGCGCATGGGGGCGCTGGTCAGTCGCGAGCAGCGCGATGACGTGCAGCAAAAAGTGGAGTTCCTGCTGCGCCACGGCTGCGAACCGCTGTGCGGCGCGGCGCTCGATAAGCTGGAACTGGCCGGTGAAGGGACGCAAAACGGCGCGTTTTATCCGGCCACGCTGCTGTATTGCGCCGATCCGTTTTCGCACCAGGCGGTACATGGCACCGAGGCTTTCGGGCCGGTGGCGACGCTGATGCCGTATCAACAGACCGAACAGGCGATTGAGCTGGCGCTGCTGGGCCAGGGCAGCCTGGTGGGGTCATTGGTGACTGCCGATGAGGCGTTGGCAACGCGCTTTATCCGCGCCACCGCCTGTGCTCACGGCCGTATGCTGATTCTGGATCGTCACGCGGCCGTGGAGTCCACCGGCCACGGCTCACCGCTGCCGATGCTGATGCATGGCGGGCCGGGGCGCGCCGGTGGGGGCGAGGAGTTGGGCGGGTTGCGTGCGGTGAAACACTATATGCAACGCACCGCCATTCAGGGCAGCCCGGCGATGCTGGCGGCGATTGGCCGTGAGTGGGTGCGCGGAGCGACGGTGATTGAGGAGCCGGTTCATCCGTTCCGCAAATACTTTGAACAGCTGCAACTGGGCGAAAGCCTGCTGACCGCCCGCCGCACCGTAACCGAAGCCGATATCGTTAACTTTGCCTGCCTGAGCGGCGATCATTTCTACGCCCACATGGACAAGATCGGCGCCGCCGAATCGCTGTTTGGCGAACGTGTGGCGCACGGCTATTTTGTGGTTTCAGCCGCCGCCGGGCTGTTTGTTGACCCCGGCGTGGGGCCGGTGATCGCCAACTATGGCATGGAAAACCTGCGCTTTATCGAACCGGTGAAGATCGGCGATACGCTACAGGTGCGCCTGACCTGCAAAAAGAAAATCCGCAAGCCGCAGAAAACCGCAGAGGATCGCCCGCATGGGGTCGTGGTGTGGGATGTTCAGGTGTTGAATCAGCATCAGCAGGCGGTGGCGCTGTACAGCATTTTGACGCTGGTGGCGCGCCGGGAAGGCGACGTTGGGGCGGTAAGCTGA
- a CDS encoding sensor domain-containing diguanylate cyclase has product MTQQQPQDANLPHNGKNSPLLFQAGVFVVIVAATLILFNVWQIWNAHQRDLKSAEYESANLARSLAQHADDTFLQVDNTLSDLTERIQIDGLGQAQQLRLQKLMQGQVGNLPQLHGLFIYDSHGSWIVTSSGRFVQNANNADREYFKYHLEHNSNAIYIGKVVRSRSTGDLIIPVSRRLNHPDGSFAGVVLATLYVDYFRQFYDTFALNSDAALSLLLADGTILYRRPYSAASIGKNISQGVLFREILPHSEFGNATITSLYDKVERIYGYSRVNRYPLVITAGLSKEDALADWRNDSGLFVAGGAILLAILLALGMVLMRQINHSMRTEAELMRTRDQLTSINLRLEELALLDGLTGLANRRQFDIALKNELARAARNYRSVALLMLDIDYFKQYNDIYGHVAGDQCLQQIGQMLKGLASRSNDIMARYGGEEMSIILPDTDAQGALIFAERVMQAVRELKIPHQGSPHSVITLSIGICAKVPHMYNDTPIGFINMADSALYQAKKEGKNRIVCNSAAV; this is encoded by the coding sequence ATGACACAGCAGCAACCGCAGGATGCCAATCTGCCGCACAACGGTAAAAACTCCCCGTTATTATTTCAGGCTGGCGTGTTTGTCGTCATCGTTGCCGCCACGCTGATTCTGTTTAATGTCTGGCAAATCTGGAATGCGCATCAGCGCGATCTGAAAAGCGCCGAATATGAGTCCGCCAATCTGGCACGCTCGCTGGCGCAACATGCCGATGACACTTTCTTGCAAGTGGACAACACGCTGTCGGATCTGACCGAACGCATTCAAATCGACGGGCTGGGCCAGGCGCAACAGTTGCGTCTGCAAAAGTTGATGCAAGGGCAAGTCGGCAATCTGCCTCAGTTGCACGGTCTGTTTATTTACGATTCGCACGGCAGTTGGATAGTCACCTCCTCCGGAAGGTTCGTGCAGAACGCCAACAATGCTGACCGCGAGTATTTTAAATACCACCTTGAGCACAACAGTAACGCTATCTACATCGGCAAAGTGGTGCGCAGCCGTTCCACCGGCGATTTGATCATTCCGGTGTCGCGCCGTTTAAACCATCCGGACGGCAGTTTTGCCGGCGTGGTGCTGGCGACGCTGTACGTCGATTATTTCCGCCAGTTTTACGACACCTTCGCGCTTAACAGCGATGCCGCGCTCAGCCTGCTGCTGGCGGACGGCACCATTCTCTACCGCCGCCCTTACTCCGCCGCTTCGATCGGCAAAAATATCTCTCAGGGCGTCTTGTTCCGCGAAATTCTGCCGCATTCCGAATTCGGTAACGCCACCATCACCTCGTTATACGACAAGGTGGAAAGGATTTATGGCTATTCAAGGGTCAACCGCTATCCGCTGGTGATCACCGCCGGGCTGTCGAAAGAAGACGCGCTGGCCGACTGGCGCAACGATTCCGGCCTGTTTGTGGCTGGAGGCGCTATCCTGCTGGCCATTCTGCTGGCATTGGGGATGGTGTTGATGCGGCAGATAAACCACAGCATGCGCACCGAGGCCGAGCTGATGCGCACCCGCGATCAACTCACCAGCATCAACCTGCGGCTTGAAGAGTTGGCGCTGCTGGACGGCCTGACCGGGTTGGCCAACCGCCGTCAGTTTGATATCGCCTTAAAGAACGAACTGGCGCGCGCGGCGCGCAACTACCGCAGCGTGGCGCTGCTGATGCTGGATATCGACTATTTCAAGCAGTACAACGATATCTACGGCCACGTCGCCGGCGACCAATGCCTGCAGCAGATCGGGCAAATGCTCAAGGGGCTGGCCAGCCGCAGCAATGACATCATGGCCCGCTACGGCGGCGAAGAAATGAGCATCATTCTGCCGGACACCGACGCCCAGGGGGCGCTGATTTTCGCCGAACGCGTGATGCAGGCGGTACGTGAACTGAAGATACCGCATCAGGGGAGTCCGCACAGCGTGATTACCCTCAGCATTGGCATCTGCGCCAAAGTGCCCCATATGTACAACGACACGCCAATTGGTTTTATCAATATGGCGGACAGCGCGCTGTATCAGGCAAAAAAAGAGGGTAAAAACCGCATCGTCTGCAACAGCGCGGCGGTTTAA
- a CDS encoding YidB family protein, whose protein sequence is MGLFDNVLGSILGGGANGGKGLDYVAIMQWVQQQGGLQAILDKFRQGQFGDVVGSWLGNGENQPINGDHVQQALGSDAINQLAEKLGIDPAEASSTIAQFLPTVADAASPNGEVQQDSNELGDMVGKLFK, encoded by the coding sequence ATGGGTCTGTTTGATAACGTATTGGGCAGTATTCTGGGCGGCGGCGCTAATGGCGGCAAAGGCCTGGATTACGTCGCCATCATGCAATGGGTCCAGCAACAGGGCGGCCTGCAGGCGATTTTGGACAAGTTCCGCCAGGGGCAATTCGGCGATGTGGTCGGTTCATGGCTGGGCAACGGTGAAAACCAGCCGATCAACGGCGATCACGTGCAGCAGGCGCTGGGCAGCGATGCCATCAATCAGTTGGCCGAAAAGTTGGGGATCGATCCGGCCGAGGCTTCCAGCACCATCGCGCAGTTCCTGCCGACGGTGGCTGACGCCGCATCGCCAAATGGCGAAGTGCAGCAAGACAGCAACGAACTGGGCGATATGGTCGGTAAGTTGTTCAAATAA
- a CDS encoding VOC family protein, giving the protein MLIQPYLFFNGNCEQAVNFYAQQLGGKIEMIMRYKEMPEEAKQGGPQDADPESIMHARLLIGESALMASDGCPQDGADASHKGFSLSLNPTDVEQGRELFEKLSQGGQVTLPYGPTFWAKGFGMLTDQFGVNWMINVE; this is encoded by the coding sequence ATGTTGATTCAACCCTATTTATTTTTTAACGGTAATTGCGAACAAGCGGTGAATTTCTACGCGCAGCAACTGGGCGGTAAAATTGAAATGATCATGCGTTACAAGGAGATGCCCGAGGAAGCAAAACAGGGCGGCCCTCAGGATGCCGATCCGGAATCCATCATGCATGCACGGTTGCTGATTGGCGAAAGCGCGCTGATGGCCTCCGACGGCTGCCCGCAGGATGGCGCTGACGCGTCACACAAAGGGTTTTCCCTGTCGCTCAACCCAACAGACGTGGAACAAGGACGTGAGCTGTTTGAAAAGCTGTCGCAGGGCGGCCAGGTAACCCTGCCTTATGGGCCCACTTTTTGGGCCAAGGGGTTTGGCATGCTGACCGACCAGTTTGGCGTCAATTGGATGATTAACGTTGAATAA
- a CDS encoding NAD(P)H-quinone oxidoreductase, translating into MSANPPLPNTMKAIEISQPGEPEVLIVAERPLPTLQQGEILVKVAAAGVNRPDVMQRRGQYAPPPGASDIPGLEIAGEVVATGAGVKNYALGDRVCALIAGGGYAEYCKVHESNALPVPQNMSMTEAAAIPETFFTVWVNVFQRGHLKAGETVLIHGGTSGIGTVATLLAKAFCAHVITTVGSEEKRQASLALGADVAINYRKEDFVEQTKRATNGKGADVIVDLIAGDYVAKNYQAAAMDGRIVQIGTQNGVVKELNLMPLLLKRLTHTGSTLRARSVEDKAEIAADLQQKVWPLLERGALKPQIFKTFPLEQAAEAHALMESSMHIGKIMLTL; encoded by the coding sequence ATGTCAGCAAACCCACCACTGCCCAATACCATGAAAGCGATCGAAATCAGCCAGCCAGGCGAACCGGAAGTGCTGATTGTCGCCGAGCGACCATTGCCGACGCTGCAACAGGGTGAGATTTTGGTGAAGGTCGCCGCCGCCGGGGTTAACCGACCTGACGTTATGCAACGCCGTGGCCAATACGCGCCGCCCCCCGGCGCATCGGATATCCCCGGCCTGGAAATAGCCGGTGAAGTGGTTGCTACCGGCGCTGGGGTGAAAAATTATGCCCTGGGCGATCGCGTGTGCGCCCTGATTGCCGGCGGCGGCTATGCCGAATACTGCAAAGTGCATGAGAGCAATGCACTGCCGGTGCCCCAGAACATGAGCATGACTGAAGCGGCAGCAATCCCTGAAACCTTCTTTACCGTCTGGGTCAATGTGTTCCAGCGCGGGCATCTAAAGGCCGGTGAAACCGTGCTGATCCACGGCGGCACTTCAGGCATTGGCACCGTCGCCACCCTGCTGGCGAAAGCGTTCTGCGCCCATGTGATCACCACCGTCGGTTCGGAGGAAAAACGTCAGGCCAGCCTGGCGCTGGGCGCCGATGTGGCGATTAACTACCGCAAAGAAGACTTCGTCGAGCAAACCAAACGCGCGACCAACGGCAAAGGCGCGGACGTGATTGTCGATCTGATAGCCGGGGATTACGTGGCGAAGAACTATCAGGCGGCGGCGATGGATGGCCGTATTGTGCAAATCGGCACTCAAAACGGCGTGGTCAAGGAATTGAACCTGATGCCGCTGCTGCTCAAGCGGCTGACCCACACCGGCTCGACCCTGCGCGCACGCAGCGTGGAAGATAAGGCGGAAATTGCCGCAGATTTGCAGCAGAAGGTGTGGCCGCTGCTGGAGCGCGGCGCGTTAAAACCACAGATCTTCAAAACTTTCCCGTTGGAGCAGGCAGCCGAAGCGCATGCCCTGATGGAGTCCAGCATGCATATCGGCAAGATTATGCTGACCCTCTGA